The DNA window CATCGTTTTATGTTATAAAGTCAGCTTATATTAttctacatttaattttaaacctaTACACCCTACACCTACACCcatagaaaacaatttataaaataatgtaacttAAAATTCTATATAGTAGTTtctagaaaatacaaaaaataaacagggaCAATGCCTACGGGGAAAGGGGAAAGATTAAAAGcctatttttttctgttggtCAGCTCTAAACACTGTATGGAATATAGAAGACTATAAGATAACCATATAAAAATAAGTCTCAAACCAAAGTTTACATGTTCTTAAATTtcttttaataactttttaaaaGTTGAGAGGCAATTAAAATCATCATCTCACACATATATGGACATGGACAATGTTCTCAGACAGGCAACACATTTCCGAATATTCTGCAATCATTTCCTGCAATTTAAATGTCAataaaattgacaaaatttcataaaatcataaaaatatctCTTTTATCCAAATGTTTACGATACACAATTTTTTGCTTCGAACAAAATGTGTATTTCTGGACATGTGCACATATTTAACCGGTTCAAACTGATTGACTGAGAGTTCTTATTGACCTGAAAATTTGGCAACCCTTATGGATCATTTGAAGGgtgttttcttttgtgaaatgtaaaagtACAGTATTATATAGGCTCTATAATGAAGCATACAAGGCAATTAACCAAAAGTCATGAAATCTGGGAAATtctttaaataacaaattaatCCTAGCTATGGAAAATCTCAAATTGTAATGAAACTGCTGTAAAATAGCACCTCTAATTAACATAGTTATACAAATATTCTCTTCATGGCAACAGAATCCCCTTTACGGTTACATTATTCATCCTGATGAAAACATACATATGACTAATAATTCCGAAGACATTTCACTTTGGTAATAAATGGCCACTAATCATTAATTCGCTGAGGTCATGTTTCAGTTTAGGAAGataaaaatactttataaaGAGGAACTTCAGCATCCAACTTTAGCTGTCTAGTCAAAAAGGATTGGAAAAGACGACCTCATTCACCTGCCTAATATTTCTCAAGCACCAAACTTACAATCAGTCTAACATAAAATTCAGTCTGTAGTGAAAGGTAAATaagaagtgtgtgtagtgtaagcaACCTTCAGACAAATCCAATCAAAGGCAGATTGGTTTGCTGCAGCAGAAACAGAGCAACAGCACACACctgctttataaataactttAACAGCCTTACATGAAACAATGTTGATGGTGCATGAGGTTGGGAACAGATGAATGTGAGCAAgctgaaattaaaatgcaatttaattttccatgaaataaaaacatggggaagtaaataaacaacatagatttgtgtttattctgtactaGTGCCTTAAATTGGCTTAATGGGTGTTATCACCACACTTTTGCTCTGCAAATACATGTTTTGAGATCAGTAGTTTAAATATAGTTTGTAATGCACTGTACAGGACAGATGGGTGTGGTTTGAAGCTGGAGATAGACGACTTCCAAAACACTTCCAAAATGCTTACTATGGGAATTGGTCCTAGGAGTTCTTCTAAACTCTGGTCACGTGTCAGTGATCTCATGGGGGGATGATGACTCTTCTGGAAAGCTAGTGGTAGTATTTGGCAGCTTTTCATTGTGTGGCACTGAGTTCTGCTGTGTCTCCATAGCAATGGTTACAGGGTCTTGTGGCGTGAACTCTTTAGCCTGCCGATGATACTCCAGGAATGTGCAGGCCTTGGTGGCTAAGGCCACTACGTTCTTACCAATAAAGATGGTGGACACTCGACTGTCTTGGAAAAGCACCATATTGACCCCACGAATAAGAGTAGTAACAATATTAATGCCAACAAGACTGAGGACAGGGTAAAGCATCATCTTCTGTGGAGACATGTGCTCAACCTGCAAACTGATCTCACTGAGAGATATACATGGCAGAATAAGCAGAAGAATGTAACAATAGAAGAACATTAGTCCCTCAGCCCAGATGGGCAGTCCGGTTTGCTGTGGTTCCCACAAGTTGGCCTGGATATCCAGTATGTCCAACAAGTCCAGTGCCACCCAGAACAATCTACCTCGCATGTCTTCTTTTTTCCGAAAAGTTCTCATGTGCGCCATGCTATCCAGGGCCACCAGGACAAAATACAGCCCTGGAACACAAACTGAGAGTAGCAGAGTCAAAGCTTTCCGTGTGACAGTCTCCATACTCTGGCGCTCTGCCTTGTAGTTTTGAAAAACAAAGTACAGTTTTATCTCCAGAACAAAGATATAAAGGAACCAGAGGATCATAGAATAGCCACGCTTTGCAGTCCTCACCTCAGCCCCTACCCAAACAGCTACATAGCGCAAAACTATGAGGAAACAAATGTCCCCTACCAATACAATGATGCAAACGCCAATCTTACGTGGACCCAGGTTCTGCTCCACCAGGTACGCATCCATGACAGCCATGCTCATCATGATGATTATGGTAGTTAAACAGACATGCTGTTTGTCAGGGGAAGGCAAAACCATAATGAGATTTCTATTGCTCTTAActcacaatttatttaaaaacatgacAACAGGTATAATATAATgggtataaaaataataaaaaatatgtaagaTATTAAATGCTTACTTCATATTTAGCAACTTCTAGCAATCCATTGATGCTGATGTAAGTGTCTTTAGACAATGCTTGTTATGAAAACTGGGAATATCTAGGAATTTCATGTAATCTTGGGTGTGCTCAGTATTTCTCAATATTCAACAGCCTGaatggctgtgtgtttgaaATGAGTCAGTGTCTCTGAGGTTAAGTATTGAAATGTTTGCACACATATCTTCTTTGGCTGCAGCAAACCCTTTCCTGATAGACACAGACCCACTCATCTATGTCAGGTGGACAACAATAACACCATGGCAGAGCTGCTGAGCCCTGGCTCCATACAGCCAGAGTTAGAGCAAATTACTTTCGTACAGGATGCTTACAAGCTTAAATTCACTCTGGTTCAGCTTCTGTTGATTGAAGCTGCGATCTTTGGTGGGAGCCAGTCGTTGTGTGGCCTGCATATGAAGCCACGGCTGGTCTTTTGAATTTGCTGGTACATGGATCCTGTCAATGAGAGAAAAGGAGTTCAGTCTGGTAAATCTAATCATGTTCTCTGTTATACACTGGTTCAATGTGGTTTAATCTGGTCCTGTAAAATACCCATTTGTAGAACTTATATGAATTATTTTCATTCCAGCCTAATCTTAGACAAAAGTAAACAATCTTTTGTAGAAAATCTTTTAGATTTCTTCTAAAAATGCCTATTTATTAAGCTCATGCGAAATTGTTGCCTATTCTGTCCATTCTTCCTTGAAACTTGTCCTGGTCAGGGTGGTTTTGGGGCATATTCCAGTAACATGGTTTAAGGTGGGAATGCACCCAAACTGGACATCGGGTTCCATCACAGGGCATAGTCTTAACAAccaatttagcatagccaatccacctactggaAAACCTGAAGGAACCCACACAGTTGGTAAGCATATACAAAACCTTGCATAGGCAAAAACCCAAGCTTAGAATTGAACCTGGGACTCTAGATCTGTGAGGCAGCAAGAATAACCCATTGCACCAATTTATCAAGGTTACTTATATAATGCTTTTTTaacaatacacatacacataaggCATAAGCTTAAGAGAAACCTGATGTAGATttataatgagcaagccagagaaAACATCGGCAAGAAAAGACTCCCTAAGCCCACACCACTACTGATCCTATGGAAGCTTGCCCttaagtattttatttcttacagtaCATATCAGTATTTT is part of the Tachysurus fulvidraco isolate hzauxx_2018 chromosome 12, HZAU_PFXX_2.0, whole genome shotgun sequence genome and encodes:
- the tmem121aa gene encoding transmembrane protein 121, with amino-acid sequence MVLPSPDKQHVCLTTIIIMMSMAVMDAYLVEQNLGPRKIGVCIIVLVGDICFLIVLRYVAVWVGAEVRTAKRGYSMILWFLYIFVLEIKLYFVFQNYKAERQSMETVTRKALTLLLSVCVPGLYFVLVALDSMAHMRTFRKKEDMRGRLFWVALDLLDILDIQANLWEPQQTGLPIWAEGLMFFYCYILLLILPCISLSEISLQVEHMSPQKMMLYPVLSLVGINIVTTLIRGVNMVLFQDSRVSTIFIGKNVVALATKACTFLEYHRQAKEFTPQDPVTIAMETQQNSVPHNEKLPNTTTSFPEESSSPHEITDT